Below is a genomic region from Sediminitomix flava.
ATTTTTTTTATTTCAGCATGTAGCTCAGTTGAAATGTTTAATGAGGAAAAGCCATATACTTTATTGCTAGGAAGGTATCGTTATGTGGAAGAAATAAAATCATTGCAACGATCTTTAGAGCAAGAAGATATCAATACTTTTGTCTACACAGAACATAATGAAACTTCTGGACAATGGTTTCTTCTTTTTACAGGAGCATTTTCTTCAAAAGATAAATTAATTAACCTCAAGCAGGATTTAGAAGAGAAGTACGGCTTTAAAGGTATTAAACTTGAAGACTACAGTGGTGTTTCTAAATTTCAGAAAGTAGATTTAAATAAAGCTCAGAAAAAATATCTATCAAAAGTAAAAAATAAAAATTCAGAAACGTCATTTAATCATATACCTTTAATTAATGGGTACCGAATTCAAAATGTTAGTTATATCAATTTTAGAGATGATTTTGATGTCTTAAAAACTACAAGTGTAAAAGTGATCCGTCCGAGGTATTGGTTTGGAATTCCCTTTAAGTCAATCTCGACATATTTGAATTCATTTACGGAAGTAACCTACGAGCATTGTTTGACACACGAAATGTTTAAAATAACGATTTTGGGTAAAAAACACGATGATTCCCGACTCACTAAGTTCTTAAGGGAAAGTGTTTGGGAAGGAAGAGAGCGCAATGTGACGCAAGTATTTCTTGAAAAAGATGAATCTGTTTGGGATTTTCAAAGTTTGAACTCTTATCAAAAATTAGAATTATCAAGAATGTGGGAAAGAGAGAATTATACATTCTTTGTTTCTGAAATACATTCACCTAGTCAGCTAACTAAAAAATGGAACCAAGTTTCATCTTCATCATCTACTTACACTAACTCACCTTTGTTCAATAATTTAAATTTAATGTCTTCTTTTTCTAGTCAAGATATTTTTATGACAGATATTTCTTTTGTGAAAAAATATAGAAAAAAAGAGAGTGAAGTATTAAATGGCGTTTATCAGATTAAATATGGTTTCTTTGATAAAGAAAAAGGTGCTTGGGAAGCGAAGTATTACTTTTTGAATGATATTGAATCTGCAAAAAAATCGTATAATCTTCTTTATTCTGATAGTGAAGTCAACAGCGTCTATGAAAATTTGGAAACATCATTTGGTAAAGCTCAACTGAGGTATATCAAGGTTTTGACTCCTCACACCAATATTTATCAATTGAAGGCAAATGAGCTTCAGTTTGTCATAAACAATATAGTAGGGGAGGTGAGTAATAAGAAAAAAGCCCTTCTATCTAAAGAAGAGCTTTTAATGATTTATCATTTATATTTTAACCCTTTAAAAGAAAAGGTCTTATAATTCTTGATTTGTGATCAGCTCTTGAAGCTTTGGCCAGTTATTCATAGCTTCATTGATGTAATTGTCTGTTTCAGATTTTACTTTATAGTAACCTTGCGTATTCCACTGTACATCACCAATAGTACTTTTGATCGTATTTTTGTAAAGTGCCTTTTGGTTTTGAGCAATCTTTACAGAATGTGACAGACTTTTATCTTTTATATAGCTAATAAAGTTATCGTAAATGCGATTCGAAATTGTAAAAGTGTTACTGAATTCTTGAAGATTCATCTCATCAAAATCAGCCTTGTGATTAGAGATATATTTGATCGCGAAATCTCTGAAAAGATCTTTCTGAAGCAGTTCAAAATATAGTGCTGAATAGTCAATCTTTTCTTTAATCTCAATGTCAGGAACAATTCCTCCTCCTCCTAAAACTGTTCTACCAGATTCAGTATGGTAAACCTGAAGACTATCTGATTTTACTTCACCTAGAGCTTGTTCATAGTTGCCTCCTTCGTAAGGTTTCTGAATTGAACGTCCACTTGGTGTATAATATCTAGAAATGGTTAACCTTAATAGTGCGCCATCTTCTAGTTCTAGCTGTCTTTGGACTAATCCTTTTCCAAATGATCTTTTTCCAACTATCAAGGCTCTATCATAATCTTGAAGTGCACCAGCTACAATCTCAGAAGCCGAAGCTGAGTATTGATTGATCAAGACGATCAGCTTTCCTTCTTTAAATGCTCCATTTGAGGTGGAGTAATCTTTGCTGTCAAAGTCTTTGTATTTTCCTTTTGTTTTGACGATTAATTTTCCTTCATCCAAAAATTCATCTACTATTTTGACTGCATGACTCAAATACCCGCCACCATTATCTCTTAAATCTAGAACGAGCTGCGTCATTCCTTCTTCTTTGAGTTGATCTAGGCTTGATTTAAATTCTTGATAAGTAGAGCTACCGAATTTATTGATACGAATGTAACCACTTTTCGAATCAAGCATAAAAGCAGCATCTACGGCAGGGGTCGGAACGTGTCCTCTAGTGATTGCATAATTAATCAGAGAATCGACGCCATACCTTTTTACTTTAAGATTAACGATGGTTCCTTTCTTACCTCTTAACTTTTTAACCAATTCATTTGAAGCTTTTCCTGTTCCTGCAATGAGAGAAGTATCGGCATAAATAAGTTGG
It encodes:
- a CDS encoding SPOR domain-containing protein; the protein is MFNEEKPYTLLLGRYRYVEEIKSLQRSLEQEDINTFVYTEHNETSGQWFLLFTGAFSSKDKLINLKQDLEEKYGFKGIKLEDYSGVSKFQKVDLNKAQKKYLSKVKNKNSETSFNHIPLINGYRIQNVSYINFRDDFDVLKTTSVKVIRPRYWFGIPFKSISTYLNSFTEVTYEHCLTHEMFKITILGKKHDDSRLTKFLRESVWEGRERNVTQVFLEKDESVWDFQSLNSYQKLELSRMWERENYTFFVSEIHSPSQLTKKWNQVSSSSSTYTNSPLFNNLNLMSSFSSQDIFMTDISFVKKYRKKESEVLNGVYQIKYGFFDKEKGAWEAKYYFLNDIESAKKSYNLLYSDSEVNSVYENLETSFGKAQLRYIKVLTPHTNIYQLKANELQFVINNIVGEVSNKKKALLSKEELLMIYHLYFNPLKEKVL
- a CDS encoding S41 family peptidase, which encodes METRDDQNKLKNIYLPIIVALCICAGMWLGKFIYRDSRPNSFSQHSEKLDHILQYIDQFYVDSVNADHLSELAINRILEELDPHTSYIAPKNSEIVNSHLDEGFEGIGVEFRLLKDTIKVVNVLKDGPSSQAGIKAGDQLIYADTSLIAGTGKASNELVKKLRGKKGTIVNLKVKRYGVDSLINYAITRGHVPTPAVDAAFMLDSKSGYIRINKFGSSTYQEFKSSLDQLKEEGMTQLVLDLRDNGGGYLSHAVKIVDEFLDEGKLIVKTKGKYKDFDSKDYSTSNGAFKEGKLIVLINQYSASASEIVAGALQDYDRALIVGKRSFGKGLVQRQLELEDGALLRLTISRYYTPSGRSIQKPYEGGNYEQALGEVKSDSLQVYHTESGRTVLGGGGIVPDIEIKEKIDYSALYFELLQKDLFRDFAIKYISNHKADFDEMNLQEFSNTFTISNRIYDNFISYIKDKSLSHSVKIAQNQKALYKNTIKSTIGDVQWNTQGYYKVKSETDNYINEAMNNWPKLQELITNQEL